A genome region from Desulfomonile tiedjei includes the following:
- a CDS encoding 4Fe-4S binding protein produces the protein MDEIKWQEIEPGGVITEPGNASCYHTGAWRSQRPVYKEEICIRCWRCFIMCPDSSISPDYENNVMVWNYDYCKGCGICAHECPVDAIDMEEEG, from the coding sequence ATGGATGAAATCAAGTGGCAAGAGATAGAGCCCGGCGGAGTGATCACCGAGCCCGGCAATGCCAGTTGCTACCATACCGGAGCATGGCGCTCCCAGAGACCTGTTTATAAGGAAGAGATCTGCATCCGATGTTGGCGATGCTTCATAATGTGTCCGGATTCGTCAATCTCTCCGGATTACGAGAACAACGTCATGGTATGGAACTATGATTATTGCAAGGGTTGCGGGATTTGCGCCCATGAATGCCCTGTGGATGCCATAGACATGGAGGAGGAGGGCTGA
- a CDS encoding respiratory nitrate reductase subunit gamma: MEVLKLLTYVSGLVFVIAFGVKIFKYLAMPMHVRWELMPVPHEGKAWGGSFYEDVDHWKKERHKDHMAQYKFMVPEILFIRALYEDNRPLWYWSFPFHMGLYLCIGGLVFLTIGALLQIGGMTPQASALASFVQALTTVFGVVGYILGTIGAVGLTIKRMTDPDLTEFTAGIDYMNLLWLGAIFVTGFLVWLTDPGFAVARDYLVSLITFKKMTTSMSALHVINLLLFIGFWAYFPFTHMTHMVSKYFMWDKVKWEDAPNIGDPGMDSKIKKYLAYPVTWAAPHIGAEGGKKSWAEVATDNPFAKEDEK; encoded by the coding sequence ATGGAAGTTCTCAAGCTGTTGACTTATGTGAGCGGCCTTGTCTTCGTCATTGCATTCGGAGTGAAAATCTTCAAGTACTTAGCTATGCCCATGCATGTCCGCTGGGAGCTTATGCCTGTTCCTCATGAAGGCAAGGCTTGGGGCGGCTCTTTCTATGAAGACGTGGACCACTGGAAGAAAGAGAGACACAAGGATCACATGGCCCAGTACAAGTTCATGGTGCCTGAGATCCTCTTTATCAGAGCATTGTACGAGGACAATCGCCCATTGTGGTATTGGTCCTTTCCATTTCACATGGGGCTTTACCTGTGCATTGGCGGCCTTGTGTTCCTCACAATCGGCGCGCTCTTGCAGATCGGTGGTATGACTCCCCAGGCTTCGGCCCTGGCGAGCTTTGTTCAGGCGCTTACCACGGTTTTCGGGGTGGTGGGGTACATACTCGGAACCATCGGTGCGGTCGGATTGACTATTAAGAGGATGACAGATCCCGATCTGACCGAATTCACCGCCGGCATTGACTACATGAACCTGCTCTGGCTCGGAGCCATTTTTGTAACCGGTTTCCTCGTGTGGCTGACCGATCCGGGGTTCGCGGTTGCGAGGGATTATCTCGTCAGTCTGATCACGTTCAAGAAGATGACCACGTCCATGAGCGCCTTGCATGTGATCAACCTGCTGCTATTCATCGGCTTCTGGGCTTATTTCCCCTTTACGCACATGACGCACATGGTTTCCAAATATTTCATGTGGGACAAGGTGAAATGGGAAGACGCTCCGAACATTGGTGACCCCGGCATGGATTCCAAGATCAAGAAATACCTCGCCTATCCGGTGACGTGGGCTGCACCGCATATTGGAGCTGAAGGCGGGAAGAAGAGTTGGGCTGAGGTCGCTACCGACAATCCCTTTGCCAAGGAAGACGAGAAATAG
- a CDS encoding AAA family ATPase, translating into MIKNVRIKNFKNFRNAEFDVRSLNIFIGPNGTGKSNLGNFLLMMSFLSSGPFSSAFGPGPFTFRQTLSRREKGDTGPQDLDLYFGITLEVENVNYDYTLIFTEIRRNEYLIKEETLQEVQGEILFTIGDVKARESKMAQMRKGHAWNDAEKRIRSVAQYLSKIKRYRFVPDLIKKPSNVQESYLLDHTGENLAAVIHFVERNHPENFQRIVQEVKRTVPGIRRIFTPHLGDPHQVGIGVEEESKSGYFVGPQLSDGFLVFLALCTLFNLPDQPRIFFIEEPECYLNPNRLRVLYGLMHRFASAHPGKQVLLSSHSPYFIDWSDELPEELTLMNEKDGWVEFRNLKGEKDLRVFLEEDPWGQDWVNKFFRADYADEPLPDVVEEPRQADEYEYPQWEKEEQQAEEY; encoded by the coding sequence ATGATTAAGAATGTGCGTATCAAGAATTTTAAGAATTTCCGGAATGCGGAATTCGACGTCAGGTCATTAAATATTTTTATCGGGCCAAATGGGACGGGAAAATCCAATCTTGGAAATTTTTTGTTGATGATGAGTTTCTTATCCTCCGGCCCTTTCAGTAGCGCATTCGGTCCAGGACCCTTTACTTTTCGCCAGACTCTGAGTCGACGCGAAAAAGGGGACACAGGGCCGCAAGATTTGGATCTTTATTTCGGGATCACTTTGGAAGTGGAGAACGTTAATTACGACTACACGCTTATCTTCACTGAAATTCGCCGGAATGAATATTTGATCAAGGAGGAGACTCTCCAGGAGGTTCAGGGAGAGATCCTTTTCACCATAGGGGACGTAAAAGCCCGAGAGTCCAAAATGGCTCAGATGAGAAAAGGCCATGCATGGAACGACGCGGAAAAGAGAATTCGGTCGGTGGCTCAGTACCTGTCAAAGATCAAACGCTACAGGTTCGTTCCTGATCTTATCAAGAAGCCTTCCAATGTCCAAGAATCCTACCTCTTGGATCATACCGGCGAGAATCTGGCTGCTGTAATTCACTTTGTGGAGAGAAATCATCCGGAAAACTTTCAGAGAATCGTGCAAGAGGTTAAAAGGACCGTTCCCGGAATTCGGCGAATCTTCACCCCTCACCTTGGCGACCCGCATCAGGTCGGGATCGGCGTAGAAGAGGAAAGCAAGTCCGGATATTTTGTGGGGCCCCAACTTTCCGACGGATTCCTGGTGTTTCTTGCTCTTTGCACTCTGTTTAATCTTCCTGATCAGCCTAGGATCTTCTTCATAGAAGAACCTGAATGCTACCTAAACCCCAACAGGCTCAGGGTGCTCTACGGACTCATGCACCGTTTTGCCTCAGCTCATCCCGGCAAGCAGGTGCTGTTGAGTTCTCATTCCCCATATTTCATAGACTGGTCCGACGAATTGCCTGAAGAACTCACCCTGATGAATGAAAAAGACGGCTGGGTAGAGTTTCGCAACCTTAAGGGGGAGAAAGATTTACGAGTGTTTCTTGAAGAAGATCCCTGGGGGCAGGACTGGGTGAACAAGTTCTTCAGAGCAGACTATGCTGATGAACCGCTCCCCGATGTCGTGGAAGAGCCGCGTCAGGCCGATGAATATGAATACCCTCAGTGGGAAAAAGAGGAACAGCAGGCAGAAGAGTATTAA
- a CDS encoding 2-oxoacid:acceptor oxidoreductase family protein — protein MIEMRFHGRGGQGAVTSAELVAQAAIDTGRYATAFPSFGPERRGAPVVAFARVDEQPVRLRSKVYNPDVVIVLDPSLLDIGNPAEGLRENGILIINSSQDPQAIRKQLSYKGRLALVDASRIAREVIGLPITNTTMVGALVKGTNLMALEALKEPFKRRFGKIAPRNIEAMERAYNETTVTE, from the coding sequence ATGATCGAAATGAGATTTCACGGCCGAGGCGGGCAGGGAGCTGTGACTTCTGCTGAGCTTGTGGCCCAGGCAGCCATTGACACGGGTAGGTATGCCACCGCCTTTCCGAGTTTCGGACCGGAGAGGAGAGGGGCCCCAGTGGTTGCTTTCGCCAGGGTGGATGAACAGCCGGTTCGCCTGAGATCGAAAGTGTACAACCCGGACGTGGTCATCGTCCTAGATCCTTCACTTCTGGACATCGGCAATCCCGCAGAAGGCCTGCGCGAAAATGGTATCCTGATCATAAACTCGTCCCAGGATCCACAAGCCATCCGGAAGCAGCTCTCTTACAAAGGGCGATTAGCCTTAGTGGACGCCAGCCGTATCGCCCGAGAAGTAATCGGACTGCCAATCACCAACACGACCATGGTAGGCGCACTGGTCAAAGGGACCAACCTGATGGCCCTGGAAGCCCTGAAAGAACCGTTCAAGCGGCGATTCGGAAAAATTGCCCCAAGGAACATAGAAGCTATGGAAAGAGCGTACAACGAAACAACCGTCACAGAATGA
- the uvrC gene encoding excinuclease ABC subunit UvrC: MPVTEEFLKNLPTSPGVYLMADRNGKVLYVGKAGNLRNRVRSYFVQGRDERPKIQFLMPRVDSIQTILTQTEKEALILENNLIKQHRPRFNVNLRDDKSFFSLRLNVSHPFPRLTLVRTQRVKPDGERYFGPYSSARDARITLNFIRRLFPLRQCTERQLATCKRPCLNCQMKRCLCPCAGKVDPEEYARMVQGVTLLLQGRSEDLIKSLKRGMEEAAADLRFEEAARIRDRLASVERTLEAQNVSFFHLKDQDVIALLSGDGDIFVVEVLSFRKGNLLSSDSFLLRNPALDEEEVLTSSIKQYYGSGAFVPKEVLVARPIEQPELIEAWLSELRGNKVTLRVPSRGHGARLMQLALKNAHDALLREKQRDSAQKSLERVAAKLGLPAAPGLIEGYDISNIAGTQPVGVKVAFRDGQPDKAAYRKYKIRGFSDQDDPGMIHQTITRRLGHSDEGPLPDLFLIDGGKSQLNAACAALQEQLGREFPPVASIAKAREEDQPERFYLPNRKNPVIFPHGDPGLMLLMRVRDEAHRFVHTFHTKSRTKAVIRSALDDIPGIGPKKRAALLKRFKSVKEMLAASDQEIRAVPGINQKDVERIRDHFKEEEIGLTV, from the coding sequence ATGCCTGTTACCGAAGAATTCCTGAAGAATCTCCCTACCAGCCCAGGGGTCTACCTTATGGCCGACCGCAACGGCAAGGTCCTTTATGTGGGAAAGGCCGGGAATCTCAGAAATCGGGTCCGGAGTTACTTTGTCCAGGGACGCGACGAAAGGCCCAAAATCCAATTCCTGATGCCGCGGGTTGACAGTATTCAGACAATTCTTACGCAGACTGAAAAAGAAGCTCTGATCCTGGAAAATAACCTAATCAAGCAACACCGGCCCCGATTCAACGTCAACCTGCGTGACGACAAGTCGTTTTTTTCTCTGAGACTGAATGTGTCCCATCCCTTCCCGAGGCTGACGCTGGTCAGGACTCAGCGCGTGAAACCTGACGGGGAACGCTATTTCGGCCCTTATTCGTCGGCACGGGACGCTCGGATTACGTTGAATTTTATCCGCAGGCTCTTCCCGTTGCGCCAGTGCACCGAGAGGCAACTGGCTACCTGTAAGAGGCCGTGCCTGAACTGCCAGATGAAGCGATGCCTCTGCCCTTGCGCGGGTAAAGTAGATCCCGAGGAATATGCGCGCATGGTGCAAGGGGTCACCTTGCTGCTACAGGGACGCAGCGAGGACTTGATCAAATCCTTGAAACGAGGAATGGAGGAAGCCGCGGCGGATCTGCGTTTCGAAGAGGCGGCCCGTATCCGGGATCGCCTGGCTTCGGTGGAGAGGACCCTGGAGGCACAGAATGTTTCCTTCTTTCACTTGAAGGACCAGGACGTGATTGCTCTTTTATCCGGGGACGGCGACATTTTCGTGGTTGAGGTGCTTTCCTTTCGCAAGGGCAATCTGCTTTCAAGCGATTCCTTCCTTTTGCGCAACCCCGCTCTCGATGAAGAGGAGGTGCTGACTTCGTCCATCAAGCAATATTACGGGTCGGGCGCTTTTGTTCCGAAAGAGGTGCTGGTCGCTCGTCCCATCGAGCAGCCCGAGTTGATAGAAGCCTGGCTTTCTGAACTGCGCGGCAACAAGGTGACTCTGAGGGTCCCATCGCGCGGTCACGGCGCACGCCTGATGCAGTTGGCGCTCAAGAACGCTCACGATGCCTTGCTGCGTGAGAAACAGAGAGATTCCGCGCAGAAATCTCTGGAAAGGGTCGCAGCCAAGCTCGGCCTACCCGCGGCGCCCGGATTGATCGAGGGGTATGACATCTCCAACATCGCGGGAACTCAACCGGTAGGTGTCAAGGTAGCTTTCCGCGACGGTCAACCCGATAAGGCGGCTTATCGTAAATACAAAATCAGAGGCTTTTCAGATCAAGATGACCCGGGCATGATCCATCAGACAATAACTAGGCGACTGGGGCACAGCGACGAAGGGCCTTTGCCGGATTTGTTCCTGATTGATGGCGGCAAATCCCAACTCAATGCGGCCTGCGCAGCGTTGCAAGAACAATTGGGACGCGAATTCCCACCGGTGGCCTCAATTGCCAAGGCTCGCGAAGAAGATCAGCCGGAACGCTTTTACCTGCCCAACCGAAAGAACCCTGTGATTTTTCCTCACGGTGACCCGGGCCTCATGCTGTTGATGCGGGTAAGAGACGAGGCGCATAGATTCGTTCACACCTTCCACACGAAGAGTCGCACAAAGGCCGTAATTCGTTCAGCTCTGGACGACATTCCCGGAATTGGCCCCAAAAAGAGAGCCGCACTCCTGAAGCGGTTCAAAAGTGTTAAGGAAATGCTCGCGGCGTCGGATCAGGAAATCAGAGCGGTTCCGGGCATCAATCAAAAAGATGTGGAACGAATACGAGATCACTTCAAAGAGGAAGAAATAGGCCTCACGGTGTAG
- a CDS encoding pyruvate synthase subunit beta has protein sequence MAEPNKKKVLKPLKNFPLEEYINSGHRACQGCAEVLAVRHVLKAIGPDMILAMATGCMEIISSPYPLTSWNVPWIHVAFENAAAVASGVEAGIKALKRKGRIPDKDITIVAMGGDGGTSDIGFQALSGMLERGHRVIYVCVDNEAYMNTGVQRSSSTPFGASTTTSPPGQVHPSGQTTWKKDMPGIAAAHGIPYTATACPSYYTDLIKKVQKAKAANGPAYLHILSVCPTGWRIPPQLAIQYGQLAVDSGIFPLYEVENGVWRLSRKPKQLKPVAEYFKGQGRYRHLDEKLIAYIQEKIDQRWENLVKVCGGNGEKQAAEPAAE, from the coding sequence ATGGCCGAACCTAACAAAAAGAAGGTGTTGAAGCCGCTGAAGAATTTCCCTTTGGAAGAATACATAAACTCAGGCCACCGAGCGTGCCAGGGTTGCGCCGAAGTTCTGGCCGTACGCCACGTTCTGAAGGCCATCGGGCCGGACATGATCCTCGCAATGGCAACCGGCTGTATGGAAATCATCTCCTCTCCTTACCCGTTGACCTCGTGGAATGTCCCCTGGATACACGTGGCTTTCGAGAACGCGGCCGCAGTCGCTTCCGGGGTTGAGGCGGGTATCAAGGCGCTCAAGCGCAAAGGCCGCATACCCGACAAGGATATTACCATCGTGGCTATGGGAGGAGATGGAGGCACGAGCGACATAGGGTTTCAAGCCCTTTCGGGCATGCTCGAGCGTGGCCACAGAGTCATTTACGTGTGTGTGGACAATGAGGCATACATGAATACTGGTGTCCAGCGCTCGTCATCCACACCTTTCGGCGCCTCGACCACGACGTCCCCTCCGGGGCAAGTCCACCCTTCCGGACAGACGACCTGGAAAAAGGACATGCCGGGGATCGCAGCGGCTCACGGTATTCCCTACACGGCGACAGCCTGCCCGAGCTACTACACGGATCTCATCAAAAAGGTGCAGAAAGCTAAAGCCGCAAATGGACCGGCTTACCTCCACATTCTGTCGGTGTGCCCTACCGGTTGGCGCATTCCGCCTCAGTTGGCCATACAATACGGCCAGCTTGCGGTGGATTCAGGGATTTTCCCCCTGTACGAGGTGGAGAACGGAGTTTGGAGACTCAGCCGAAAACCCAAGCAGCTTAAACCGGTAGCGGAATATTTCAAGGGCCAAGGGCGGTACCGCCACCTTGACGAAAAGCTGATCGCATACATTCAAGAAAAGATTGACCAGAGATGGGAAAATCTCGTGAAAGTGTGCGGAGGAAACGGAGAAAAACAGGCCGCAGAACCTGCGGCTGAGTGA
- the porA gene encoding pyruvate ferredoxin oxidoreductase, translating into MGKKVGIEVSIAAAEAVGLCDTDVVAAYPITPQTHVVEHLSEMVANGHLDAEFVPVESEHSAMSVCCGSAAAGARTFTATASQGLALMAEIVYIAASMRLPIVMFLSNRALSGPLSIWNDHSDTMMVRDCGWIQVFCENGQEVYDSIFHAFRVAEDPAVSLPVMVNVDGFILTHVIEPIEFWDKDMVKKYLPPFKPLNRLHPDKVVTMGAFGMPEIYVEQKMAHDVALKNSRPVIDKAWNELAELTGRKYSAVELYKADDAETLILTMGTMCETASLAVDQMREKGQKVGLVRLRLWRPFPLAEIRKALAGAKDVVVLDRAIALGAGNAPVTSEIRAIMYHEPQRPKVHCMIAGIGQRDVTPEDVCRMVETALAEKTFEYNIYGVRG; encoded by the coding sequence ATGGGTAAAAAAGTTGGCATAGAGGTCTCCATCGCGGCGGCTGAAGCTGTTGGTCTGTGCGACACGGATGTCGTCGCCGCGTACCCGATTACCCCTCAAACTCATGTGGTCGAGCACCTGTCCGAAATGGTAGCCAACGGGCACCTCGATGCGGAATTCGTGCCGGTGGAATCGGAACATTCGGCAATGAGCGTGTGTTGCGGCTCCGCGGCTGCCGGCGCTCGAACTTTCACGGCTACCGCGTCCCAGGGGCTGGCTCTTATGGCCGAAATAGTGTATATCGCCGCTTCCATGCGCCTGCCCATCGTTATGTTTTTATCTAATAGGGCGTTGAGCGGTCCTCTGTCCATCTGGAACGACCATTCCGACACCATGATGGTACGAGACTGCGGCTGGATACAAGTGTTCTGCGAAAACGGACAAGAGGTCTACGACTCGATATTTCACGCGTTCAGAGTGGCCGAAGACCCGGCTGTGTCGCTGCCTGTGATGGTCAATGTGGATGGCTTTATTCTGACTCATGTTATCGAGCCCATCGAATTCTGGGACAAGGACATGGTCAAGAAGTATCTGCCGCCGTTCAAACCTCTGAATCGGCTCCATCCGGACAAGGTTGTGACCATGGGCGCATTCGGTATGCCGGAGATTTACGTGGAGCAAAAGATGGCTCACGATGTGGCCCTAAAGAACTCACGGCCTGTTATTGACAAGGCCTGGAACGAACTGGCCGAACTGACCGGGAGGAAATATTCAGCGGTTGAACTTTACAAGGCCGACGACGCGGAAACCCTGATTCTTACAATGGGGACCATGTGCGAAACTGCTTCCCTGGCGGTGGACCAGATGCGCGAAAAGGGACAGAAAGTGGGCCTTGTAAGACTTCGACTGTGGAGACCGTTTCCACTGGCTGAGATAAGGAAAGCGCTGGCCGGGGCCAAGGACGTGGTGGTCCTCGATAGGGCCATAGCCCTGGGCGCAGGCAACGCGCCCGTAACTTCCGAGATACGAGCCATAATGTATCACGAGCCGCAACGTCCCAAGGTCCATTGTATGATCGCTGGAATCGGCCAGAGAGACGTCACGCCGGAAGATGTTTGCCGGATGGTAGAGACGGCCCTTGCCGAAAAGACTTTTGAATACAATATCTACGGCGTCCGAGGCTGA
- a CDS encoding (Fe-S)-binding protein, with amino-acid sequence MKPEEISKKTDRLVELKVEDLVPLPPPYDTWEEEPITELTDDQKTRWEHSLDGVSAITLPKPKTPEEEQKLVEAFLRGFEKLLTKENNWAFLQPLTLSLEYCAKCQTCADACPIYEMSGKQDIYRPTFRADVLRKVAKKYLKTGGRLLAGFRGHDIELNWDLVARLAELAYRCSMCRRCTQVCPVGVDNMLITHELRKIFSQELGIAPAEIHEKGSVKHLKFGSSTGMIKAAVEDIIEYLEDDIEEKTGKQIKIPINKKGADVLLLHNAGEFMAWPENPMSFAILFEAAGINYTLSTELLGYDAVNYGLWYDDVQFARVALKHLQVAKDLGVKKIVIGECGHAHKALAVVADRLLPGQELIPRESSYTLLWDIVKTGKIKFDPSKNDFPVTLHDPCNVVRIMGIVKPQRNVLNAIFPPGRFREMTPHGVENYCCGGGSGFAIMESGNFPDWRRMISGRKKLEQYLNAFKGEMDPSIRKMICAPCSNCKGQTRSLLEHYEVFEKTGIWYTGLVELMVNAMVDQEKPFIEWPDEADDDM; translated from the coding sequence ATGAAACCTGAAGAAATATCCAAAAAGACCGATCGGCTGGTGGAACTTAAGGTAGAAGACCTGGTCCCGCTACCGCCTCCGTACGATACCTGGGAAGAAGAGCCCATTACGGAACTGACCGACGACCAGAAAACCCGGTGGGAACATTCATTGGACGGTGTCAGCGCTATCACCCTGCCGAAGCCTAAGACTCCGGAAGAAGAACAAAAGCTTGTCGAGGCTTTCCTCAGAGGGTTCGAGAAATTGCTGACCAAAGAGAACAACTGGGCATTCCTGCAACCTCTGACCCTCTCCCTGGAATACTGCGCCAAGTGTCAGACATGCGCGGATGCCTGTCCTATTTACGAAATGAGCGGCAAGCAAGACATTTACAGGCCCACTTTCCGAGCCGATGTCCTTCGAAAGGTGGCCAAGAAGTACCTTAAGACCGGCGGAAGGCTGTTGGCCGGTTTTCGCGGCCACGACATCGAGTTGAATTGGGACTTGGTGGCCCGCCTTGCGGAGCTTGCATATCGCTGTTCAATGTGCCGGCGTTGCACTCAGGTTTGTCCGGTCGGCGTGGACAATATGCTGATAACTCACGAACTGAGGAAGATCTTCAGTCAGGAACTCGGCATAGCACCTGCCGAGATCCACGAGAAAGGCTCCGTCAAGCACCTGAAGTTCGGCTCCAGCACCGGCATGATCAAGGCTGCGGTCGAGGACATCATCGAGTACCTCGAGGACGACATCGAGGAAAAGACCGGAAAACAGATCAAGATCCCTATAAACAAGAAGGGAGCGGACGTCCTTCTTTTGCACAATGCGGGGGAGTTCATGGCATGGCCTGAAAACCCCATGTCCTTCGCCATCCTTTTCGAGGCCGCCGGCATCAACTACACCCTGTCGACCGAATTGCTCGGATATGACGCGGTGAACTACGGCCTCTGGTACGACGACGTTCAGTTTGCCCGAGTCGCCCTGAAGCATCTGCAGGTTGCCAAGGACCTCGGAGTAAAGAAGATAGTAATTGGTGAGTGCGGCCACGCGCATAAGGCTCTTGCAGTTGTAGCCGACCGGTTGCTCCCCGGCCAAGAGCTGATTCCACGGGAAAGCTCTTATACATTGCTCTGGGACATTGTTAAGACTGGAAAGATCAAGTTCGATCCGTCCAAGAACGACTTCCCGGTAACTCTGCACGATCCTTGTAACGTCGTGAGAATCATGGGTATTGTTAAACCGCAAAGGAATGTCCTCAATGCTATCTTTCCGCCGGGCCGTTTCCGTGAAATGACCCCCCACGGTGTGGAGAACTATTGCTGCGGAGGCGGTTCAGGATTCGCTATCATGGAGTCAGGAAACTTCCCCGACTGGAGGAGGATGATTTCCGGCAGGAAGAAACTGGAGCAGTATTTGAATGCCTTCAAGGGTGAAATGGATCCATCCATTCGAAAAATGATCTGCGCTCCCTGCTCGAACTGCAAGGGACAGACGCGCAGCCTGCTCGAACACTATGAGGTCTTCGAGAAGACGGGGATCTGGTACACCGGTCTTGTGGAACTCATGGTCAACGCCATGGTTGACCAGGAGAAACCTTTTATCGAATGGCCGGATGAGGCAGATGACGACATGTGA